In the Malania oleifera isolate guangnan ecotype guangnan chromosome 1, ASM2987363v1, whole genome shotgun sequence genome, one interval contains:
- the LOC131168157 gene encoding serine/threonine-protein phosphatase 7 long form homolog gives MHREHEFVWAPYTDDIVADLPPGYAVGSDLWVARVPLICFHIVEWHLPDRVMRQFGFRQGIPGRFCTSGVDVRGEDLHEIDGCSQGNTDWAAEHAMYVSMWVHRHDYIVEGVRADGPMRLEDLYYAWYRSITRRFVDRTAAVYMSYADVLHQVNSLSSDPAVSDLARVGLDIVYEDERRIPTPRRTPAP, from the exons atgcaccgggagcacgag ttcgtatgggcgccctacactgatgacattgttgccgacctaccacctggttatgcagttgggtcggacctctgggttgcccgagtgccactcatatgttttcatattgtcgagtggcatctcccagaccgagtgatgcgccagtttggctttcgacagggcatTCCCGGTCGCTTCTGTACTTCGGGGGTCGATGTACGTGGggaggacttgcacgagattgatggttGCAGTCAggggaacacagattgggctgcggagcacgccatgtacgtgagtatgtgggtACATAGGCACGACTACATTGTCGAGGGAGTGCGGGCAGATGGCCCGATGCGTCTGGAGGATCTGTATTACGcgtggtacaggtcgatcacacgtcgcttcgtagaCAGGACTGCGGCGGTCTATATGAGCTAC GCTGACGTTTTACATCAGGTCAACTCGCTATCATCAGACCCCgctgtgagcgatttagcgagagttggtttggacattgtctacgaggacgAGCGACGGATCCCTACCCCACGCCGGACCCCGGCCCCAtga